The following are encoded in a window of Carya illinoinensis cultivar Pawnee chromosome 15, C.illinoinensisPawnee_v1, whole genome shotgun sequence genomic DNA:
- the LOC122295518 gene encoding arginine decarboxylase-like isoform X2 has translation MHSCTSVSLDLSFHLGFANNSSLRPFRRSRLCHSQERGIIKPENRHDKGTFTEYKKLGTKDDLLISHSPVAQQDSLPPLVSALKASAEENVASFHFPGHNRGRAAPPSLTQIIGLKPFSHDLPELPELDNLFSPEGPILEAQRQAAKLFGSSETWFLVGGTTCGIQAAIMATCSPGEFLILPRNSHISAISAMVLSGARPKYIIPQYDFEWDIAGGVTSSQVEQAVKELEMEGQRAAAVFITSPTYHGICSNLTEISQLCHSHGIPLIVDEAHGAHLGFHPQLPSSALQQGADLAVQSTHKVLCSLTQSSMLHMSGNMVDSERICRCLQTLQSTSPSYLLLASLDAARSQLSENPDTIFNRAMELAFEAKYWIKEIPGISVLDLARDHGIVCELVGNRSITFAINLGTCRDDIQRLIFGIEHLVGITAPIDGEKGYGEFNGYTPFADIKMSLIPRDAFFASKKKVGIGGSLGKVCGELICPYPPGIPVMIPGEVITEKALEYLLDVRSKGAVITGASDTSLSSIVVCNV, from the exons ATGCATTCTTGCACTTCAGTGTCTTTGGACctt AGTTTTCACTTGGGTTTTGCTAATAATTCGAGTTTGAGGCCTTTTAGAAGATCAAGACTTTGTCATTCTCAG GAAAGAGGCATCATAAAACCAGAAAATAGGCACGACAAGGGCACTTTTACAGAATACAAGAAGTTAGGCACCAAGGATGATCTTCTAATTTCCCATTCGCCTGTAGCCCAGCAAGATAGCCTACCTCCTTTAGTTAGTGCATTGAAAGCTTCAGCTGAAGAAAATGTTGCCAGCTTTCACTTCCCTGGGCATAACAGAGGACGTGCCGCCCCACCAtcattaactcaaataattggTTTAAAACCATTTTCCCATGATTTGCCTGAGCTTCCAGAGCTTGACAACCTATTTTCTCCAGAGGGGCCTATTTTAGAAGCACAAAGACAAGCAGCCAAACTCTTTGGGTCATCAGAGACATGGTTTCTTGTTGGGGGTACGACTTGTGGAATACAAGCAGCAATAATGGCAACTTGTTCTCCTGGAGAATTTCTAATTCTTCCTCGGAATTCCCATATATCTGCTATATCTGCCATGGTATTATCTGGTGCACGACCCAAGTACATCATTCCTCAGTATGATTTTGAATGGGACATTGCTGGTGGCGTGACTTCATCACAG GTAGAGCAAGCAGTCAAGGAACTAGAGATGGAAGGTCAAAGGGCAGCTGCAGTATTTATCACTTCCCCCACATATCATGGTATATGTAGCAACTTGACCGAAATTTCCCAGCTGTGTCATTCCCATGGAATTCCTTTGATTGTTGATGAGGCTCATGGGGCACATCTTGGATTTCATCCCCAGCTTCCCAGTTCAGCCCTTCAGCAAGGAGCTGATCTTGCAGTACAGTCCACTCACAAAGTTTTATGCTCTCTCACACAGTCCTCAATGCTACACATGTCGGGGAATATGGTAGATAGTGAAAGAATATGTAGATGTCTCCAAACTCTTCAAAGCACTAGCCCTAGTTATTTGCTTTTGGCATCATTAGATGCTGCTAGATCTCAATTAAGTGAAAATCCAGATACTATTTTCAACAGAGCAATGGAATTAGCCTTTGAAGCTAAATACTGGATCAAGGAAATACCAGGCATTTCAGTGCTTGACCTTGCAAG AGATCATGGGATCGTTTGTGAACTTGTTGGGAATCGATCTATTACTTTCGCAATCAACCTTGGAACTTGTAGAGATGATATTCAGAGGCTTATATTCGGAATAGAGCATCTAGTAGGAATCACTGCACCGATTGATGGAGAAAAAGGGTATGGGGAGTTTAATGGTTATACACCCTTTGCAGATATCAAAATGAGCCTGATTCCCAGGGATGCCTTTTTTGCCAGTAAAAAGAAAGTTGGTATAGGAGGGAGCCTTGGAAAAGTTTGTGGGGAGCTTATATGTCCATATCCGCCAGGGATACCAGTTATGATCCCTGGTGAGGTTATTACAGAGAAAGCTTTGGAGTATCTACTGGATGTTAGAAGCAAAGGTGCTGTTATAACTGGAGCCTCTGATACTTCCCTATCTTCTATAGTAGTTTGCAATGTGTAG
- the LOC122295518 gene encoding arginine decarboxylase-like isoform X1, with product MHSCTSVSLDLSFHLGFANNSSLRPFRRSRLCHSQERGIIKPENRHDKGTFTEYKKLGTKDDLLISHSPVAQQDSLPPLVSALKASAEENVASFHFPGHNRGRAAPPSLTQIIGLKPFSHDLPELPELDNLFSPEGPILEAQRQAAKLFGSSETWFLVGGTTCGIQAAIMATCSPGEFLILPRNSHISAISAMVLSGARPKYIIPQYDFEWDIAGGVTSSQVEQAVKELEMEGQRAAAVFITSPTYHGICSNLTEISQLCHSHGIPLIVDEAHGAHLGFHPQLPSSALQQGADLAVQSTHKVLCSLTQSSMLHMSGNMVDSERICRCLQTLQSTSPSYLLLASLDAARSQLSENPDTIFNRAMELAFEAKYWIKEIPGISVLDLARFSNFPAIDPLRLTIGFWQLGLSGYEADEFLCRDHGIVCELVGNRSITFAINLGTCRDDIQRLIFGIEHLVGITAPIDGEKGYGEFNGYTPFADIKMSLIPRDAFFASKKKVGIGGSLGKVCGELICPYPPGIPVMIPGEVITEKALEYLLDVRSKGAVITGASDTSLSSIVVCNV from the exons ATGCATTCTTGCACTTCAGTGTCTTTGGACctt AGTTTTCACTTGGGTTTTGCTAATAATTCGAGTTTGAGGCCTTTTAGAAGATCAAGACTTTGTCATTCTCAG GAAAGAGGCATCATAAAACCAGAAAATAGGCACGACAAGGGCACTTTTACAGAATACAAGAAGTTAGGCACCAAGGATGATCTTCTAATTTCCCATTCGCCTGTAGCCCAGCAAGATAGCCTACCTCCTTTAGTTAGTGCATTGAAAGCTTCAGCTGAAGAAAATGTTGCCAGCTTTCACTTCCCTGGGCATAACAGAGGACGTGCCGCCCCACCAtcattaactcaaataattggTTTAAAACCATTTTCCCATGATTTGCCTGAGCTTCCAGAGCTTGACAACCTATTTTCTCCAGAGGGGCCTATTTTAGAAGCACAAAGACAAGCAGCCAAACTCTTTGGGTCATCAGAGACATGGTTTCTTGTTGGGGGTACGACTTGTGGAATACAAGCAGCAATAATGGCAACTTGTTCTCCTGGAGAATTTCTAATTCTTCCTCGGAATTCCCATATATCTGCTATATCTGCCATGGTATTATCTGGTGCACGACCCAAGTACATCATTCCTCAGTATGATTTTGAATGGGACATTGCTGGTGGCGTGACTTCATCACAG GTAGAGCAAGCAGTCAAGGAACTAGAGATGGAAGGTCAAAGGGCAGCTGCAGTATTTATCACTTCCCCCACATATCATGGTATATGTAGCAACTTGACCGAAATTTCCCAGCTGTGTCATTCCCATGGAATTCCTTTGATTGTTGATGAGGCTCATGGGGCACATCTTGGATTTCATCCCCAGCTTCCCAGTTCAGCCCTTCAGCAAGGAGCTGATCTTGCAGTACAGTCCACTCACAAAGTTTTATGCTCTCTCACACAGTCCTCAATGCTACACATGTCGGGGAATATGGTAGATAGTGAAAGAATATGTAGATGTCTCCAAACTCTTCAAAGCACTAGCCCTAGTTATTTGCTTTTGGCATCATTAGATGCTGCTAGATCTCAATTAAGTGAAAATCCAGATACTATTTTCAACAGAGCAATGGAATTAGCCTTTGAAGCTAAATACTGGATCAAGGAAATACCAGGCATTTCAGTGCTTGACCTTGCAAGGTTTTCTAACTTTCCAGCCATTGATCCTTTGCGACTTACTATTGGTTTTTGGCAGCTTGGTTTGTCTGGTTATGAAGCCGATGAATTCTTGTGCAGAGATCATGGGATCGTTTGTGAACTTGTTGGGAATCGATCTATTACTTTCGCAATCAACCTTGGAACTTGTAGAGATGATATTCAGAGGCTTATATTCGGAATAGAGCATCTAGTAGGAATCACTGCACCGATTGATGGAGAAAAAGGGTATGGGGAGTTTAATGGTTATACACCCTTTGCAGATATCAAAATGAGCCTGATTCCCAGGGATGCCTTTTTTGCCAGTAAAAAGAAAGTTGGTATAGGAGGGAGCCTTGGAAAAGTTTGTGGGGAGCTTATATGTCCATATCCGCCAGGGATACCAGTTATGATCCCTGGTGAGGTTATTACAGAGAAAGCTTTGGAGTATCTACTGGATGTTAGAAGCAAAGGTGCTGTTATAACTGGAGCCTCTGATACTTCCCTATCTTCTATAGTAGTTTGCAATGTGTAG